CAGGCTGTCGCTCGGCCAGCAGGCGGAGGACGTGACCGAGGAGGTCGCGGACGTGGAGAGCCGGGTGCGCTCCGCGGAGGCCGCGCTGGTCTCGTTCCGCAAGCTCCTCGATCGGGCCGACACGGTCGGTGAGGTCATCAACGTCGAGCAGGAGATCGCCTCCCGGCAGGCCGAGCTGGAGTCGCTGCAGGCCAGGCAGAAGTCCCTGGCCCACCGCACCCGCTACGCGACCGTCACGCTGGAGCTGGTCGGCCCCGTCGCGCCGGTGGTCGAGGAGGTCGCCGACGACGACCGCGGCGGCTTCCTCGGCGGTCTGGAGCGCGGCTGGAACGGCCTGGTCGCGGTGGTCTCCGGCGTGCTGGTGGCCGCAGGCCTGCTGCTGCCGTTCCTGGTACCGGCCGCGTTGATCGCCTGGGTGGCGGGACGGGTGCGGCGGACGCTGCGCTCCCGCCGGGAACGCCGGACCGCCGAAGTGTCGGCCGGTTAGCGGGCCGACACCTCGTGGACCAGGTCGGTGAGGCGGGCCAGCTTGTCCGGGTCGGTGGTCGGCAGCACGCCGTGACCGAGGTTGAACACGTGCCCCTCGGCGGTGCGGCCCCGGGCGACCACGTCGCGGGCCCGCTCCTCGATGACCTCCCACGGGGCGAACAGCAGGGCCGGGTCGAGGTTGCCCTGCAGCGCCTTGCCCGGCTCCACCCGGCGCACCGCCTCGTCCAGCGGCACCCGCCAGTCGACCCCGACCACGTCGGCGCCGGCCTCGCCCATCAGGCCGAGCAGCTCGCCCGTGCCCACGCCGAAGTGGATCCGGGGCACGCCCAGCGGCTCCATCGCCTCGAAGATCCGGCGGGTGTGCGGCAGCACCGAGCGGCGGTAGTCCTCCGGCCCGACCGCGCCGACCCAGGAGTCGAAGAGCTGGATCGCGGACACGCCCGCCTCCACCTGCACCTTGAGGTAGTCGATGGTGATGTCGGCGAGGCGGCGCATCAGGTCGTCCCACAGCACGGGGTCGCCGTACATCATCGCCTTGGTGTGGTCGTGGTTCTTCGACGGCCCGCCCTCGATCAGGTACGAGGCCAGCGTGAACGGCGCGCCCGAGAACCCGATCAGCGGCGTCGCCCCCAGCTCGCCCACCAGGCCGCCGATCGCCTCGGTGACGTACGGCACGTCGTCTGGGCTGAGCCGGCGGAGCACGGCCGCGCCGGAGCGGTCGCGGATCGGGTCGGCGACCACCGGGCCGACACCCGGCTTGATGTCCAGGTCGACCCCGATCGCCTTGAGCGGCACCATGATGTCGCTGAAGAAGATCGCCGCGTCCACCGCGTACCGGCGCAGCGGCTGCATCGTGATCTCCACGATCATGTCGGGCCGCGCGCACGCCTCCAGCATCGGGACGCCCTCGCGCAGCCGCAGGTACTCCGGCAGCGAACGGCCGGCCTGGCGCATGAACCACACCGGGGTGTACGGCACCGGCTCGCGGCGGCACGCCTTCAGGAAGACGCTGTCGGCCGTCCCCGGACCGAACCGCGCATCAGCATTGTCAGAAGCCACACGCCGATGCTCCCATGCCTCACCTCGGGTCCCGAACCCAGGTGAGGGCGCGCCGCGCGGAGCATTCGAACGGACTTCCGGACACGCCGCCGGAAGTCCCGCATTCCGTCGGCCCCTCGTGGCACCGTGGGGCGGGTCGGACGACCGTGCCGGGCCCCGGCCCGGCGCACCTCGTCCGACCTGCCGTTTCGGGGTCCGGGGGGTCGCCCCGGAGCCACGGGTCAGCGCCGGAGGAGGTCCCCTTGTCCCACCCCGTCCTGTTCTGCTCGGACTGTGGCGACGACCGGCCCTTCGAGCGGCCGCCCTGCTCCGACGGCCACGGCGTCGAGTGTCCCGAGCTGGCCTGCACGGTGTGCGGGTCGGCGATCCTCCTCGGCACGGACCCGCCCGCCCTTCCCGCCACCCCGGTCGTGTCGGCCGCGCGCGCCCCCGCGGGCGCGCCGTCCCCGCACGGCCCCGACCCCGCCCGTCACCGGGCCGCCTGACCGCGGCCCCCCGAGCCCCCCGAGATCCGTGCGGTGCCATCCTTCCTCTCCCGCCCCACCGTCCCCGTCGGCGACCCGGCCGGCCCGGGCATGAGCCCCTCGACGGCCGGCGGTCCGGCCCCGTTCCGACGGGCGCTGGACACCCTGCGGGCGATCCTCGACGCCGGCCCGATCCGGCCCGAGCTCGAGTTGGAGGAGATGCCCGCCCCCCAGCGGCTCGCCCCGTTCGCCGCCGCGCTGTCGGGCGAGGTGGCGCGGGAGGAGGACGAGATCATCGCGACCGGCCGGCTGATCGTCCTGTACGACCCGCAGGGCCGGGACGGCTGGACCAGCGGCTTCCGGGTGGTCGCCTACATCCAGGCCGATCTCGAGCCGGAGATCGCCGCCGACGAGCTGGCCGGCGGGGTGGCCTGGAGCTGGCTGACCGAGGCGCTCGAGCCGGCCGGGTACGCCGACGCCTCCGGCACCATCACCCGGGCGGTCTCGGAGAGCTTCGGCGCCAAGCGGGACGATCCGCCCGCCACCGAGCTGGAGATCCGCGCCTCCTGGTCGCCGACCGGGGACGATCTGGCCGGGCACGTGGCGGCGTGGTGCGACGTGATGTGCATGGCGGCGGGGCTCCCGCCGCTGGGGGTCAGCGCACTGCCCGACCGGCCCGGCGGCTGAGTCTCGCGGACGGCGTACGGTAGGGCTCGTGGGAGTGTCTGAAACCGAAGCCGCCGAGCCCGCCGCCGAGGACCCCGAGACCGCGATCGAGCGCGAGATCGCCCGGCAGGAGGCCGCCCGCGTCGACGCGGTGCCCCTGCTGGACCCCCGTGAGGGCATCCCGCCGGTGGTCGCCGACGACGCCGGGCTGGAACGCGTCATCGCACGGTTCGCGGCGGGGCACGGGCCCATCGCGGTCGACGCCGAGCGGGCCTCCGGCTACCGCTACGGCCAGCGCGCCTACCTCGTCCAGCTCCGGCGCGAGGGCGCCGGCTCGGCGCTGATCGACCCGATCGGCTGCCCCGATCTGTCCGGGTTGGACGCCGTGCTGGCCGGCGAGGAGATGATCCTGCACGCCGCCAACCAGGACCTGACCTGCCTGGCCGAGGTCGGGCTGCGACCGCACCGGCTGTTCGACACCGAGCTGGCCGGGCGGCTGCTGGGGCATCCCAAGGTGGGGCTGGGCTCCATGGTGGAGAACGTGCTCGGCTTCGTGCTGGAGAAGGGCCACTCGGCGGCCGACTGGTCCACCCGCCCGCTGCCGGAGGACTGGCTGCGGTACGCGGCGCTGGACGTGGAGCTGCTGATCGAGCTGCGCGACGCCCTGTACCGGGAGCTGGAGCGCGCCGACAAGCTGGAGTGGGCGCTCGAGGAGTTCGCCGCGGTGCTGTCCACCCCGCCCAAGCCGCCGCGCCCCGACCCGTGGCGGCGCACGTCCGGCGTCCACCGCGTCCGCAACCGGCGGCAGTTGGCGGTGGTCCGCGAGGTGTGGCAGGCCCGCGACCGGCTGGCGCAGGACCGCGACCTGTCCCCCGGCCGGGTCCTGCCGGACGCCGCGATCGTCGCGATGGCGCTGGAGCAGCCCGGCACCCCCGCCGAGCTGCTCGCGCTGCCCGCCATGCGCAACCGGGGGGCGCGACGGCACCAGTCGGTGTGGCTGCGCGCGGTGACGCGGGCCCGCGGTCTGCCCGACTCGGCGCTCCCCCTGCCCAGCCAGCCCGGCGAAGGGCCGCCCCCCACGCACCGCTGGGCCGAACGCGACCCGGAGGCCGCCCGGCGGCTCAGCGCGGCGCGCACGGTGGTGGCCGCGCTGGCCGACGAGCACACGATGCCGGCCGAGAACGTCCTGCAGCCCGACGCGGTGCGCCGGTTGGCCTGGTCGCCCCCCGCGGAGCTCACCCCCGACTCCGTCGGCGGCGCGCTGCGCGCCGTGGGGGCCCGCGACTGGCAGGTGCGGCTGGTGGCCGTTCCGCTGGCCAAGGCGCTGGCGCGGCTGGAGGCCAAGGGCGACCTGTGAGCCCGCGGGCCCGATGCGGTCACAGGTCGGGCAGCGGGTCCCGCGGCAGGGTGTCGCGGGCGAAGACCTCGGCGTCGGCGGCGTTGATGACGGCGATGTACTCGTCGTCCACCTCGAAGTCGAGGCCGCCGAAGTCGAAGAACGCCCCGGCGCCGACGTCGACGGGTCCCAGCCGGGTCCGGCGCGGGTAGGTGCCCCACACCGACTTGGGACGCGAACGGCTCAGCGCCCCGGTCGAGATCACGGTCACCGCGGAGTCGGTCACCACGAACACGAAGTGGGACCCGCCGCCCGCCTGGGACGCCGGGAAGATGTAACGGATCTCTTCGGTGAGGTCGAGGAAGTCCCGGCAGCGTTCACGAAGCGGGCGAGGCACAGGCACGACGGTCGGCTCCCAGCGGCTCTGTTGGGCGGCTGACGGCACCATCATGCCCGGCGGGCGCCGGCCTCGGCCACCGGGAGGGGCCAGCCGGTCAGCCCTTCGGGGACCTCGCCCTGCACGGCCGAGTCGAGCCAGCGGTGAACGATCTTGCCCGTCGCGTTGCGGGGCAGCTCGCTCAGGAAGTGGACGTCGCGGGGCACCGCGTACCGGGCGAGCTGGTCGTGCACGTGCGAGCGGACCGTGTCGGCGTCGAGGCCCGCCCACGGCTCGGCGACGATGTAGGCCGCCGGCCGCTGCCCCCATTCGGCGTCCGGCACCCCGACCACCGCGACCTCACGGACGCCGGGCAGCCGCGCGATGGCGTCCTCGACGTCCCGGGGTACGACATTCTCACCTCCGGACACCACCAGCCCGTCCTCGCGCCCGTCCACGTACAGCAATCCGTTCTCGATGTGGCCGAGGTCGCCGGTGCGCAGCAGCCCGTCGCGGACCTCCATCGGCGCCCCGCTGGTGTAGCCCTCGAACAGCAGCTCGTTGGCGGCGTAGATCCGACCGATCTCCCCCGGCTGCACGGGCAGCCCGAGGTCGTCCAGGATCGCCAGGGACGTGTTGCGCGGCGGCCTCCCGGCGGTGGCCGGATCACGACGCAGCTCCCGGGGCCCGGCGATCGCCACCCAGGACGCCTCGGTGGTGCCGTACACGCTGTAGAGCCGATCGCCGAAGGCGTCCATGAAGCGCAGCGCCAGGTCGCCCGGCAGCCCCGATCCGCTGAGCGCCATCAACCGCAGCCGCGACGTGTCGTACCGCCCCCGCACCTCCTCCGGCAGATCCATGATCCGCTGCGCCATCACCGGCACGGCGAACACCACCGGGTTGCGGTGCTCGGCCACGGCCCGCAGCGTCTCCTCCGGGTCGAACCGCCGGCGCAGCACGATCGGGCACCGCAACGCGTACGCCATCTGCATCGCCGCGTACCCCCACGTGTGGAACAGCGGCGCCTCGACGATCATCGTCTGCCGGGCCCGGAGCGGAATCCGCGACAACATCGAGGCCAACGGCCACATCCCCGGCCGAGGCCGCCGCCGCGCCCCCTTGGGCCGCCCCGTGGTCCCCGAACTCAACATGATCGTCCGCCCCTGCACCTGCGGCGGCTCCACCACCCCGTCCCGCGTGAGCCCCACCACCTCCTCCAACGTGAACTGCCGCCCCACCGCCGCGAACGGCCCCGTCGTCCTCTCCCCCACCACCCCGAACGGCCCCGTCGCCCGCTCCCCACCAGGGTCCTGAGGCCCGCCGTCCACGGCCCCGAACGGGCCCGTCGAACGCTCACCGCCCGAGGCTTGGTATCCGCCGCCCACAGCATCGAACGGACCGGTCGAACGCCCGCCACCCGAAGCCTGCGGCCCCCCATCAACGGCCTCGAACGGGCCCGTCGACCGGTCACCGCCCGGAGCCTCCGGCCCGCCGTCCACGGCACCGAAGGGGCCCGTCGAACGCTCACCGCCCGAGGCTTGGTATCCGCCGCCCACAGGACCGAACGGGCCGGTGGAGCGCCCGCCACCCGAGGTCTGGGGCCCGCCGTCGACGGCCTCGAAGGGGCCAGTGGACCGGCCGGGGCCTGGTGCCTTCGGTCCGCCGTCCACGGCTTCCAACGGGCCGGTCGAGCGGTCGCCACGAGGAGCGTGCGGCGTGCCGTCGACGGTCCCGAAGGGGCCCGTCGAGCGCTCGCCGCCGGCAGGCACGGGCCCGAACGGGCCGGTCGACCGGTCGGCGCCTGGAGTCTGGGCGGTGCCGCTCACGGGGCCGAAGGGGCCGGTTGAACGCTCGCCGCCAGGGGCTTGGGGTCTGCCGTCCACGGCTTCGAACGGGCCGGTTGACCGGTCGGAGGGGGGAGCAGGGGGCGTACCGGGCTCGGTTCCGTACCGGCCGGTGGGGTGGCGGTCGGCGGTGGGTTGGGGCGGGCGGTGGGGGGTGGGGGTGGGTCGGCGAGCCAGCGGCCGGTGTTGGTGGAGCGGGGAAGTGGGGGGCGGAGGGGTGGGGCGGGGGTCTCGGGGGGCCGGGCGGGAGGGAGGGCCAGGGGTGGGGGGAGGTGGTCGGCCCAGATGACGGTGCGGCGGAGGCTGGGGGGTGCGGTGCGGATGAGGTCGGCGAACTCGGCGTCGGCGACGAGGACGTCCACGCGGAGTTCGCCGAGGACGGCGCGGAGTTGGCCCACGCCCAGGCCGGTGTTGAGGAGGACGACCTCGGCTCCGCGCTTGCTGCAGGCGACCAGGGTCTCGACCATGCCGCGGTGGTTGCGGCACAGGATGCCGACGCGGGGGCGGGGGCCGCGGAGCGGGAGGCCGAGGGCCAGGCGGGTGGTGCGCTCGTCCAGTTCGGCGAAGGTGAGGGAGCCCGCCTCGTCGATGAGGGCGACGCGGCCGGGGTCGCGGGCGGCGGCCGAGACGACCAGGCCGGCGAGGGTGGTGCCCCAGCGGCGCAGTTCGCCGATCGAGCGGGGCAGGGTGCGCAGGGGGCCGGAGGTCAGCAGGCCCGCGCGGGTCAGCAGCGCCGTCAGATCCCGGGTGTGCCCGGCCCGCCGGCGCAGACCGGGGCGGTAGACCGGCCTCGCATGCACCACCGCCGCCTCCTCGGTGACTCGGGGGCCACCGTACCCACGGGTAGCCAAGGCGTACAAGGGCTTGGACGCACAGGCGGGGACTTTGGTTACCGATGAGTAGCGCTTTGGGTTACTCGCGAGTAGCATCGAGGACGTGGGTACTCGTGCCCGTCCCTTCGGCATCCGGCCCGACCCGTGATCCGGACGGGCACGAGACTCAACGCCCACACCGTCTCCAACCTCGCCGCCACCGCATTGGGAGGGACCACCCGTGCCGCGTACCGCACGTGACGTCGTCTTCGTCGACGGCGTCCGCACGCCGTTCGGCAAGGCGGGCCCCAAGGGCCTGTACGCCGAGACCCGCGCCGACGACATGGTCGTCCGCGCGATCCGGGAGCTGCTGCGGCGCAACCCGTCGCTGCCCCCCGAGCGCGTGGACGAGGTCGCCATCGCCGCGACCACCCAGACCGGCGACCAGGGCCTGACCATCGGGCGCTCCGCCGCCGTGCTGGCCGGACTGCCCAAGAGCGTCCCCGGCTTCGCCATCGACCGG
The DNA window shown above is from Thermomonospora umbrina and carries:
- the hemE gene encoding uroporphyrinogen decarboxylase, whose protein sequence is MKACRREPVPYTPVWFMRQAGRSLPEYLRLREGVPMLEACARPDMIVEITMQPLRRYAVDAAIFFSDIMVPLKAIGVDLDIKPGVGPVVADPIRDRSGAAVLRRLSPDDVPYVTEAIGGLVGELGATPLIGFSGAPFTLASYLIEGGPSKNHDHTKAMMYGDPVLWDDLMRRLADITIDYLKVQVEAGVSAIQLFDSWVGAVGPEDYRRSVLPHTRRIFEAMEPLGVPRIHFGVGTGELLGLMGEAGADVVGVDWRVPLDEAVRRVEPGKALQGNLDPALLFAPWEVIEERARDVVARGRTAEGHVFNLGHGVLPTTDPDKLARLTDLVHEVSAR
- a CDS encoding DUF4349 domain-containing protein, yielding MSSVKSAGTKAVLVALLAALTLSGCAGGSDEGASQGADAPAKAQSLPQEGASAMLDSDGGAGRSGRRAPTAENVKVAPGARAVVYTATLKVRATNVDESAGRAKQLVLAAGGYIATESSGAGRTDLTFKIPSDRYAVTLDELTRRLGRRLSLGQQAEDVTEEVADVESRVRSAEAALVSFRKLLDRADTVGEVINVEQEIASRQAELESLQARQKSLAHRTRYATVTLELVGPVAPVVEEVADDDRGGFLGGLERGWNGLVAVVSGVLVAAGLLLPFLVPAALIAWVAGRVRRTLRSRRERRTAEVSAG
- a CDS encoding AMP-binding protein; this translates as MDGGPQDPGGERATGPFGVVGERTTGPFAAVGRQFTLEEVVGLTRDGVVEPPQVQGRTIMLSSGTTGRPKGARRRPRPGMWPLASMLSRIPLRARQTMIVEAPLFHTWGYAAMQMAYALRCPIVLRRRFDPEETLRAVAEHRNPVVFAVPVMAQRIMDLPEEVRGRYDTSRLRLMALSGSGLPGDLALRFMDAFGDRLYSVYGTTEASWVAIAGPRELRRDPATAGRPPRNTSLAILDDLGLPVQPGEIGRIYAANELLFEGYTSGAPMEVRDGLLRTGDLGHIENGLLYVDGREDGLVVSGGENVVPRDVEDAIARLPGVREVAVVGVPDAEWGQRPAAYIVAEPWAGLDADTVRSHVHDQLARYAVPRDVHFLSELPRNATGKIVHRWLDSAVQGEVPEGLTGWPLPVAEAGARRA
- a CDS encoding HRDC domain-containing protein, coding for MEREIARQEAARVDAVPLLDPREGIPPVVADDAGLERVIARFAAGHGPIAVDAERASGYRYGQRAYLVQLRREGAGSALIDPIGCPDLSGLDAVLAGEEMILHAANQDLTCLAEVGLRPHRLFDTELAGRLLGHPKVGLGSMVENVLGFVLEKGHSAADWSTRPLPEDWLRYAALDVELLIELRDALYRELERADKLEWALEEFAAVLSTPPKPPRPDPWRRTSGVHRVRNRRQLAVVREVWQARDRLAQDRDLSPGRVLPDAAIVAMALEQPGTPAELLALPAMRNRGARRHQSVWLRAVTRARGLPDSALPLPSQPGEGPPPTHRWAERDPEAARRLSAARTVVAALADEHTMPAENVLQPDAVRRLAWSPPAELTPDSVGGALRAVGARDWQVRLVAVPLAKALARLEAKGDL
- a CDS encoding AMP-binding protein; this translates as MVHARPVYRPGLRRRAGHTRDLTALLTRAGLLTSGPLRTLPRSIGELRRWGTTLAGLVVSAAARDPGRVALIDEAGSLTFAELDERTTRLALGLPLRGPRPRVGILCRNHRGMVETLVACSKRGAEVVLLNTGLGVGQLRAVLGELRVDVLVADAEFADLIRTAPPSLRRTVIWADHLPPPLALPPARPPETPAPPLRPPLPRSTNTGRWLADPPPPPTARPNPPPTATPPAGTEPSPVRPLLPPPTGQPARSKPWTADPKPLAASVQPAPSAP
- a CDS encoding DUF3000 domain-containing protein, producing the protein MSPSTAGGPAPFRRALDTLRAILDAGPIRPELELEEMPAPQRLAPFAAALSGEVAREEDEIIATGRLIVLYDPQGRDGWTSGFRVVAYIQADLEPEIAADELAGGVAWSWLTEALEPAGYADASGTITRAVSESFGAKRDDPPATELEIRASWSPTGDDLAGHVAAWCDVMCMAAGLPPLGVSALPDRPGG